One Panicum virgatum strain AP13 chromosome 3N, P.virgatum_v5, whole genome shotgun sequence DNA segment encodes these proteins:
- the LOC120663308 gene encoding uncharacterized protein LOC120663308 — MYNADRRSKEFIDGLHYFLSVAEANKQNGFMCCPCVHCNNNKDYSSSRILHSHIFANGFMKKYVCWTKHGEQGVTMEDNEEEDFDDHFPGNAGIGAFDDDIPMEEPEVDVAENDPSDDLGQALHNVQADCESETERLKFQKLLEDHHKLLYPDCQNGFKKLGTTLELLQWKATNGVSDKGFGELLKLVKKMLPKDNELPATTYEAKQLVCPLGLEVQKIHACPNDCILYRGEYENLDACPVCSALRYKIRKDDPGDVEGEPPRKRVPAKVMWYLPIIPRLKRLFRNKDNAKLMRWNKEERKKDSMLRHPADGSQWRKIDRTYPKFDLDARNIRFGLSTDGMNPFVLIPGPKQPGNDIDVYLRPLVEELLLLWGDEGVRMWDEYKQENFNLRALLFVTINDWPALSNLSGHSNKGYKACTHCLDDTDNIWLTHCKKVVYMGHRRFLPIRHAVRKKGKHFKGQADHRTKPMHRSGKDVFNMVKDLEVVFGKGSGSQPVPNENGMAPMWKKKSIFWELPYWEVLDRDNGRQYLSPASYTLSKEEKETMFDCLSSIKVPSGYSSNIKGILNLAEKKFTNLKSHDCHVLMTELLPVVLRGILPDNVRLTIVKICAFLNAVSQKIIDPENLIKLQNDVVQCLVGFELIFPPSFFNIMTHLLVHLVKEIDILGPVFLHNMFPFERFMGVLKKCVRNRARPEGSIASAYGTEEVIDFCVDFIDDLKLIGVPESRYEGRLSGKGTLGKKSYVCTDDFSFKKAHYTVLQQSSLVDPYIEEHKKILLSNFPEKGPSWNILTYQGYEINGNTFYTIAQDKKSTNQNSGVRMDATDNNGKKDTYYGYIEEIWELDYGPNFKVPLFRCQWVKLSGGGVTKDEYGMTIVDLNNLGYRDEPFVLAQDVAQVFYIKDMSSKPKKGINKQKDEPKRHIVLSGKRNIVGVEDKTDFSEEYNNFVAIPPFEVNADPCILLANDDAPYLRRDHNQGTFVK; from the exons atgtacaatgctgaccgacgttcgaaagaattcattgatggcctgcattattttttgtctgtggctgaggcaaacaagcagaatggttttatgtgctgcccgtgtgttcattgcaacaataacaaggattactcatcttcaagaatcctacacagccacattttcgcaaatggtttcatgaaaaagtatgtttgttggacgaagcacggagaacagggggttaccatggaagacaatgaagaagaagattttgacgaccactttcccgggaatgctggaatcggtgcattcgatgacgatattcccatggaagagcccgaagtagatgtagcagaaaatgatcccagcgacgatctggggcaagcattgcacaatgtgcaggcagactgtgagagtgaaacggagaggttgaagttccagaagttgttagaggaccaccataagttgttgtacccagattgtcaaaatggatttaagaaacttggcaccaccttggagttgctgcaatggaaggcgacaaatggtgtatccgacaagggatttggtgaattactcaaacttgttaaaaaaatgcttcctaaggacaatgaattgcctgccacaacgtatgaagccaaacaacttgtttgccctttgggactggaagtgcaaaagatacatgcatgccccaacgactgcatcctctaccgaggcgagtacgagaatttggatgcatgtcccgtatgcagtgcattgcgttacaagattagaaaagatgatcctggagatgtcgagggagagcctccccggaagagagttcctgcgaaggtcatgtggtatttgcctataataccacgtttgaagcgtctgtttagaaataaagataatgctaagttgatgcgatggaataaagaggaacgcaagaaagactcgatgttgagacaccccgctgatgggtcgcagtggagaaaaatagatagaacgtaccctaaatttgatttggatgcgagaaacataaggttcggtttgagtacggatggcatgaatccttttg tgcttatcccgggtccaaagcagcccggaaatgacattgatgtgtacctaagaccattggtcgaagaactcttattgctctggggcgatgaaggtgtacggatgtgggatgaatacaaacaggaaaacttcaacctacgagcattgctgttcgtaacgatcaatgactggcctgctcttagtaacttgtcaggacattcgaacaagggatacaaagcatgcacacactgtttagatgataccgataatatatggttgactcactgtaagaaggttgtatacatgggtcatcgtcggtttcttcccatcaggcatgcggtacgaaagaagggcaagcatttcaaaggccaagcggaccaccgaacaaaaccgatgcaccgtagtggtaaagacgtcttcaacatggtaaaagatctagaagttgtttttggaaagggatctggtagccaacctgttccgaacgaaaatggaatggcgcccatgtggaagaagaaatctatattttgggagctaccatattgggaagtcttagat cgagataatggacgacaatacttaagtcctgccagctatactcttagcaaggaagagaaagaaaccatgtttgactgcttgagcagtataaaggttccatctggatactcatccaatataaaaggaatcttaaatttggcagagaagaaatttacaaatctcaagtcccatgactgccatgtgcttatgaccgaacttcttccggttgtgctgcgggggattctgcctgataacgtccggttaaccatcgtgaagatatgtgccttcctcaacgcagtttctcagaagataattgacccggagaatttgataaagctgcaaaacgatgtggtgcaatgtcttgttggctttgagctgatatttccaccatctttcttcaacatcatgacacatcttctagtgcaccttgtcaaagagattgatattctcggaccagtatttctacacaacatgttcccattcgaaaggttcatgggggtactcaagaaatgtgttcgtaatagagctcgtccagaaggaagcatcgccagtgcctacggaactgaggaggtcattgacttttgtgttgactttattgatgaccttaaactgattggagtccctgaatcgcgatatgaggggagactatctggaaagggtacattaggaaagaaatcttatgtctgcacagatgatttctcattcaagaaagcgcattatacggttcttcaacaatcatccttggttgacccatatatcgaggaacacaagaaaattctgctctccaatttcccggaaaa gggaccatcttggaatatcttaacataccaagggtacgagataaatggaaacacattttatacgatagcccaagataaaaagagtaccaaccaaaacagcggtgttcgtatggatgccacggacaataatggaaaaaaagacacatattacggctacattgaagagatatgggagctggattacggtcccaatttcaaggtgcctctatttcgttgccaatgggttaagctatctggaggaggggtaacaaaagatgagtatgggatgacaatagttgatctcaacaatcttgggtatagagacgagccatttgtcctagcccaggatgtcgctcaggttttctacattaaggacatgtccagcaagccaaagaaggggatcaacaagcaaaaggatgagcctaagcgacacatagttctatcaggaaagagaaacatcgttggagtggaggacaagacagacttttcagaagaatataataattttgttgccattccacctttcgaagtaaatgctgatccatgcatcctgctagccaatgatgatgctccatacttgcgccgtgatcataatcaagggacatttgtgaag